The segment CTATCTGAAATTAAAAAACGGACATTAATCGTTCATGGGTCAAAAGATACCTCAGTTCCTATTAAACATGCGTTTGAAGCACATGAGGCTATGAAGGCTTCCGAGCTGTATGTAATGGAAGGGTGTAAACATTGGCCACAGAAAGAGAGACCGGAAGAGTTTACCCGAGTTATTACAACATTTCTAGGGAAAGAGTAAAGTAAAAATATGTACTTGAACAGGAGCTATAAAGAAATGAACATAGTAATTAAACAAGAACAGGTGAAAGACTATAAAATAACTGAAGAAGTGGTAAAGAATGCATTCGCTAATGCGGAGCACAGTGATAAAAATGAACATCATTTGGTGTCTCGTATTAGAAATTCAAACGTATTTATACCAGAATTATCTTTAGTGGCGATGGATAATGATGATAACAAACAAGTGGGACATATTCTATTATCCAAGATAAAAATTAAAAATGAAGATCAAGTTGTAGAGTCACTCGCTCTTGCACCTGTATCTGTCCTACCAGAATATCAAAATCAAGGCGTAGGTAAATTATTGATTAGTAAAGCATTGCAAAAGGCAAAAGAGCTTAGATTTAATTCGGTTGTTGTTTTAGGGCATCCTGAATATTATCCGAAGTTCGGGTTCAAAAAAGCATCCACTTGGGGAATAAAAGCACCTTTTGAAGTGCCAGACGAGTCGTTTATGGCAGTGGAGTTAGGCGGAAATACCCTTGATAAAGTTT is part of the Lysinibacillus sp. FSL K6-0232 genome and harbors:
- a CDS encoding GNAT family N-acetyltransferase → MNIVIKQEQVKDYKITEEVVKNAFANAEHSDKNEHHLVSRIRNSNVFIPELSLVAMDNDDNKQVGHILLSKIKIKNEDQVVESLALAPVSVLPEYQNQGVGKLLISKALQKAKELRFNSVVVLGHPEYYPKFGFKKASTWGIKAPFEVPDESFMAVELGGNTLDKVSGVVEYPRVFFE